The stretch of DNA TGTGTAGCAGATGCTACAGAATAGACAGACGAAGGTGCACCTGTCCCGGGAGCAAAGCGATCCGGGAACCTTCGCCTAACCACCCGGAATCAGTTGGATTTCCTGGTTTTTAATGGTGCCATTGTGAGGTTCCTCGCGAAGCTCGGAATGACATCTGACAGAAAGATGAATGAAAAAAGACAAAAGCGCTGGGGTTAGTCATTAAAATATATTGTTGTTTAACCCCAGCGCTTTTGTCTTGCCTGCATATGTTATCCGAATTGTCATTCCGAGCATCGCGAGGAATCTCGACACCAGGAAGACAGCTACAGCCCCCAGAATCCTAAGGTTCAAAATCCGTATACAGGAGATATTTTTTACGGATCTTCTTAAAGGCTGTAATGCCGGGGGTCCAGCTTTTCCGGATTTCTTCTTCGGTGACATTCGTCATCACCTGTTTTCTCAGCTCCGTTGTACCTGCGAGTTTATCGAATGAAGACCGGAAGAAGGCATCTGAACCTCCCACTTCCTTGTAGCTCTCCAGCAACCAGAAGAGGTATATCTGCCCGGCATTCTTGATAAACAGGTCGCTGAACATCGACACATCAAAACCTTTGCACACTTTACCCTCCCATTTGGGGTCGGCGGCGACACCGGGGATACTTACAGGTGTAAAAGTCGTGGTGCCGCTTTTCAGGTCGGGATGTCCGAACTGTTGGAAAGGCTTGTCGGTACCACGTCCCACACTCATGACCGTTCCTTCAAAAAGACAAAGGGAAGGATAGAGGTAAACGCTCTCCATGTTTGGCAGGTTGGGCGACGGTTTGACCGGCAGGTCATAATTCATCCTGTGCGTCCAGTTGGCACAGGGAATGACCGTAATGTCACATTGGATGCTGTCCTTCAACCACCCCTCACCATTTACCATCCCGGCGTACTCTCCCACGGTCATCCCATGCACGATGGGCACGGGGTGTAATCCAATGAATGATGAAAGCTCCGGCTGAAGCACCGGCCCGTCCACATAAAAACCATTGGGGTTGGGGCGGTCAAAAATGATACAGGGTTTCTTGTTCTCCGCACAAGCCTCCATCACATAGGTCATGGTGGAGATGTAGGTATAGAAGCGGGCACCCACATCCTGGATGTCAAACACCACGACATCAACATCCGCAAGGTCTTCCTTCGTGGGTTTCTTATGAGAACCATATAATGAGGTCACGGTCAATCCGGTTACGGGATCTTTTCCGTCCTTCACCTTCTCCCCTGCACCATGATCACCGCGAAAACCGTGTTCGGGAGCGAAGACTTTCACCACATTTATTTTCAGCGAGATCATCGTATCAACAAGGTGTGTCATTCCAATCATAGAGGTTTGATTGGCTACCACCCCCACGCGCTTACCTTGCAGCAAAGGGAGCCATCTCCCGGTTTGTTCCGCTGCCGTCCGTATATCCGGCCCCGGCTTTTCCTGCGGCACTCCTGTTTCCTCTCCCCTCCCTGTATGCTCCTGCTGTTGCTCAACACTGTTCTGGCAGGCCATTGCCGCGGACGCCACATACAGGAAACCTGCCGTGGCTAGTATTTTTGTTACTTTAGGCCATGAATTTCGAGCGGACATGAATACGGAAGTTTTTATTGCGCGGCGGATGTTGAACAGCCGGTCGGCCGGCCTGGAAAGGTTGTCCGGACCTATCGTGAAGATAGCGACGTTGGCTGTAGTGCTCGGGTTAACGGTCATGATTGTGGCGGTGGCCATAGTCACCGGATTCCAACAGGAAATCCGTGATAAAGTTATTGGATTCGGGGCGCATATTCAAATTAACAACTACGATTTCAATACATCTTACGAACCGACCCCCATCCCGGCTCATCTGGATTTTGTTCCCGAACTGCTGAAAACAAACGGCATCAATCACGTGCAGTCCTATGCCACCAAGGCAGGTATCATCAAAACCAGTGATGAGATCATGGGGGTAGTACTGAAAGGTGTGGGCACGGATTTCGACTGGACCTTCTTCAAAAGCAAACTTGTGTCGGGACACACACCGGAACTTAGCGACTCCGTCCGGTCCAACGACATCATGATTTCGAAGTACGTTGCCCAGACACTACAACTTGATACCGGGGCCAAGCTCAACATGTTCTTCATCCAGGACCCGCCCCGGTCACGCTCCTTCCGGGTAACAGGGATTTATGAGACGGGCATGGAGGAGTTCGACAAGCTGTATGTATTCGGTGACATTGCCCACATCCGTAAGCTGAACGACTGGGCCGAGGATCGCGTGGCAGGCTTCGAAGTGCGCATCGACGACTATGACA from Flavobacteriales bacterium encodes:
- a CDS encoding ABC transporter permease encodes the protein MNTEVFIARRMLNSRSAGLERLSGPIVKIATLAVVLGLTVMIVAVAIVTGFQQEIRDKVIGFGAHIQINNYDFNTSYEPTPIPAHLDFVPELLKTNGINHVQSYATKAGIIKTSDEIMGVVLKGVGTDFDWTFFKSKLVSGHTPELSDSVRSNDIMISKYVAQTLQLDTGAKLNMFFIQDPPRSRSFRVTGIYETGMEEFDKLYVFGDIAHIRKLNDWAEDRVAGFEVRIDDYDKLDEMGVEVNEIIGYKYLAQTVRELHPQLFDWLNLQDVNVIVILVLMAIVVIINMSTALLIMILERTQMIGILKALGAADWRIRKIFLYNAAYIIGRGMLWGNLIGIGLCLIQQKFGVIPLDQASYYLTQVPINLEISHLIILNVSAFALSLVMMVLPSYLIAQITPVKALRFG
- a CDS encoding DUF1343 domain-containing protein, which encodes MACQNSVEQQQEHTGRGEETGVPQEKPGPDIRTAAEQTGRWLPLLQGKRVGVVANQTSMIGMTHLVDTMISLKINVVKVFAPEHGFRGDHGAGEKVKDGKDPVTGLTVTSLYGSHKKPTKEDLADVDVVVFDIQDVGARFYTYISTMTYVMEACAENKKPCIIFDRPNPNGFYVDGPVLQPELSSFIGLHPVPIVHGMTVGEYAGMVNGEGWLKDSIQCDITVIPCANWTHRMNYDLPVKPSPNLPNMESVYLYPSLCLFEGTVMSVGRGTDKPFQQFGHPDLKSGTTTFTPVSIPGVAADPKWEGKVCKGFDVSMFSDLFIKNAGQIYLFWLLESYKEVGGSDAFFRSSFDKLAGTTELRKQVMTNVTEEEIRKSWTPGITAFKKIRKKYLLYTDFEP